The following DNA comes from Glaciihabitans arcticus.
CCATGGCTACACGGACACGAGCGAAAGACGACCTCGGGCGACGCGGCGAGATGCTTGCCGCCGCCTTTCTCGAGGGCGCCGGTCTCACCATTGTCGAGCGCAATTGGCGCTGCCCCCAGGGTGAGATCGACCTGATCGCTCGGGACGCCGGCGAGCTCGTGTTCGTGGAGGTCAAGACGCGCACGAGCGTGGCGTTCGGGCATCCTCTCGAAGCCATCACCGTGCAGAAGCTCGCACGACTGCGCCGCCTCGCCGCCGCCTGGTGCGAGGCGCACGACGGACCGCATCACGACGTGCGCATCGACGCGGTCGGGGTCATCGCACCCGCGGGCGGACCGGTCGAGATCGAGCACCTCAGAGCGGTGTTCTGATGCCGATCGGGCGTACCCACTCTGTCTCGCTGCTTGGGCTGCAGGGCGCGATCGTGGAGATCGAGGCGGATATCTCGAGCAACCTGCCCGCCTTCGTCATCATCGGGCTTCCGGATGCCGCACTCGGCGAGGCGCGCGACCGGGTGCGCGCCGCAGCCACCAATTCGGGCTGCTCCCTGCCCGGACGCAAGGTGACCATCAACCTCTCGCCCGCCGCCCTGCCCAAACACGGCTCGGGATTCGACCTCGGCATCGCCATGGCGATCTTTGGTGCCGCCGGGGATGTGAGTTCCGAATCGATCGACCGCGTTGTGCACCTCGGCGAACTCGGCCTCGACGGGCGACTGAGACCCATCTCCGGTGTCCTTCCCGCTGTCGTCGGTGCGCAGCGCGCGGGATTCGAGACAGTCATGGTCCCTACCGGCAATGAGGATGAAGCAGCACTCGTCCCCGGCATCCGCGTCGTCGGGGTGGCATCGCTGCGGGATGCCGTCATCTGGCACGGCGGCAAGCTCGACCCGGTCCCCGTCGATCCGATCCTGCGGCCCGGCTCGCATTCGGTTCAGGATGACGTTCTCGAACTCGCCGACGTCATCGGAAACGACGAGGCCGTCGACGCCATGATGGTCGCCGCCGCGGGAGGCCATCATGTCTTCCTGCTCGGACCGCCGGGCGCGGGCAAGACGATGCTCGCCGCCCGGCTGCCCGGGCTACTCCCCGAATTGGATCCGGCGGCCGCGCTCGAGGTGAGTTCTCTCCGCTCTCTGGCGGGATTCCCGGTCGGTTCCACGCTGGTGACCCGTCCACCGCTCGAAGCTCCGCATCACACGGCGACGGCAGCCGCGCTCGTCGGGGGAGGGAGCGGTCTCATCCGACCGGGAGCTGCAGCCCGAGCCTCGCACGGGGTGCTCTTCCTGGATGAAGCTCCCGAGTTCGCGTCCGCTGTACTCGACGCGCTGCGGCAACCGCTCGAGTCCGGGGTGATCAGCATTCACCGGGCCAACGCGGTCGCGCACTTCCCGGGATCGTTCCAGCTCGTGATGGCGGCGAACCCCTGCCCCTGCGGGCAGTACGGTGCGCGCGACTCCGAGTGCATCTGCACGCCCATGAGCCGCCGCAAGTATCTCGGGCGTATGTCCGGGCCGCTGCTCGACCGCATCGACATCCAGCTGCGGGTGAATCGCATCACGTCGGCCCAACTCCGGGTGGCGAACGAGTCGATCCGCATCACCACCGCCAGCGCTCGACATCGGGTGACGGTCGCTCGGGAGGCGGCGGCCGAGCGGCTGGCCACCACACCGTGGACGCTCAACTCGCAGGTGCCGGGAGCGTGGTTGCGGGGTCCGCACGCGCGGCTCTCGGCAGCAACGACGTCATCCATCGATCGCGCACTGGAACGGGGCGGCATCACCATGCGCGGGTACGACCGTGTCCTGCGCGTCGGGTGGAGCATCGCCGACCTCGACGGTGCCGAGCATCCCACCGCCGACCACATCGGTCGTGCGCTCTACTTTCGAAAGGCACTCTCCGCATGACCATCTTCGGACTCGCCCAAGGCGAAGTCACCAGCCTCATGACCGCGGTCGTTGGTCGCGAACTCGACCAGGCCGCCGTCACCGAACTATTCGCCCGAGCCACATGGTCGGGCATCACCGAGCCGGGAGATCGCGTCGCCGGATCCGTTATTGCGGCACTGGATGCGGCCGAGGCGCTCAGGGCACTCGTCGAGAATCGTCCGCCCGAATGGTGGTTGGCGGCCGCCCGCGAACGGGGCGTCGACGAGTACAGCCTCGAGGATTTCGAGAACGCGGTGAAGCGGTGGGCTCCGCGACTCGACCTTTCCCTGTCGCTGGTCGCCGTGCGCCAGGCGGCCAGGTACGCGGTCAAGTTTCTCGTACCTTCCGACGAGCTCTGGCCGGAGTCGCTCAATGACCTCGGCGACCACGCCCCACTCGCGCTCTGGCAACGCGGATCCGACGATGCGGTCCGCGCACTGGATCGGTCCTTCGCCCTCGTCGGCGCTCGTGCTGCCACCGGATACGGCGAGCACATCACCATGGAAGCCTCCGCCGGGCTCGTCGACCGCGGCTACGCGATCGTCTCGGGCGCGGCGTATGGCATTGACGGGATGGCGCACCGAGCGGCGCTCGCGAGCCGCGGCACCACCATCGCGTTCCTCGCTGGGGGAGTGGACCGTTTCTACCCGAGCGGTCACGATGCTCTGCTGACCCGCATCGTCGAGTCCGGAGTCGTGCTGTCCGAGCTGCCCTGCGGGTCGGCGCCCACGAAGTGGCGGTTTCTTCAGCGGAATCGTTTAATCGCCGCAGCGGGCCTCGCGACAGTCGTACTCGAGGCAGGTTGGAGGTCCGGATCGCTCAACACGGCAGGGCACGCGGCCCACCTCGCACGTCCGCTCGGGGCTGTGCCCGGCCCGGTGACGAGCGCGGCATCAGCGGGCTGCCACCGGCTCATCCGCGAGTACAACGCGGTCTGCGTCACCAATCCCGACGAGATGGCCGAGCTCGCGCCGCTGGGTGACCCGGCGCTCGTGCCCGAGATGTCCCGCGAGCGGCCAGCCGCAACCAGGGTGCTCGACGCGCTCAGCCAGACGTCCCCACGGCGGGCCGAAGACATCGCCAACCGCACCGGAATGTCCCTCGTCGAGGCGCAGTCCACGCTCGGGCTGCTCGAACTCGACGGCGCGGTAGCTGAGCGGGAGAGGGGGTGGGTGAAGAAGAAACTCTAAGAGGTACCTACGGGATTCGAACCCGTGTACACGGTTTTGCAGACCGTTGCGTAGCCTCTCCGCCAAGGCACCGGGGGCATGACTGCAACGGTAGGCGAGCGCCGAGGCATCCGCTCGTATGTTACGAAGCCGGGCGAAAAGCTACGAGAGGCTGCGCCGAGTGTCGAGCCTGATCTACGGCTGTACGTCGACAATGCCGACGAACCGCGAACCGATGCCATCGACCTCGGAGCGGGCGAGGCCCGGAGCGGGCTCCGGCACGTCGCCGATGCGGTGGTGCTCGCAGGAGAGGTAGGTGAAGTCTGGCCACCACTTCTTGGGACGCGCCGACTCCGTAAACCCGCAGACCGTGCACTTCAGCTGCACCCAGACCGGACGAGCCTTCGGCGAACGGTTCGCACGCGACTGCACCAGCCACGGGGGAGGATTCTGTTCGAGATCGGCGAGCTGGGCATCCGACAACTTCGGGGGCAGGCCGTGACGCTGCGCCATCTCCACGGGGATGTCCAGCCGAAGGGCTGCGTCACGTCTGCTGATCACCCACCAACGATAGGCGAAACGCGCCGCGACCACGACGCGATGAGATGTCGCTTAAAACCTTCCGCGCGTTAAGCTGGACACATGACCCAGTTAGGCCAGTACCCGGACCCCGTGCACGTCATTGCTCACGTCAGTGACACCCACCTGCTCGGCGGCGGAAAGCTGCTCTACGGCAGTGTGCCCAGCGACGAGCGCCTCATCGCCGCCATGAACCAGCTCGAGAACTCCGACGTGCGTCCCGAGGCGATCGTCTTTACCGGCGACCTCGCCGACCTGGGGGAGCCCGAAGCCTACGAACGCGTCAAAGCGATCGTAGAACCGGCCGCCGCGCGCCTGGGCGCCCAGGTGATCTGGGTCATGGGCAACCACGACGAGCGCCCCGAATACTCCAGTCTTCTCTTCAGCGAGGAGCCGTCCACTGAACCGCAGGACCGCGTGTACGACGTCAACGGCCTCCGCATCATCTCCCTCGACACAACGGTCATCGGCTACCACCACGGTGCGATTTCGGATGCCCAGCTCACCTGGCTCGCGGACGTGCTCGCCACTCCCGCGCCCCACGGCACCCTGCTCGCGCTGCACCACCCGCCGATCCCCACCCCTCTCGTCTGGGCGATGCAGATGCTCGAACTCCAGGGGCAGGACAAGCTGGCCGAGGTCGTGCGGGGCACCGATATCCGCGCCATCCTGGGCGGCCACCTGCACTTCTCCACGCACAGCACGTTCGCCGGAATCCCCGTATCCGTCGCCGCGGCCACCTGCTACACACTCGCCCTGACCCAGCACGATCGCCTGCTGTCGGGCGTCGACTCCGACCAGGCCATCAACCTCGTGCACGTCTACGGCGAGACGGTGGTGCACTCGATCGTTCCGATCGGGGCGCGCACCGAGATCACCGGGTTCGAAGGTAAGCACCGCGCCGACATCGAGGCCATGAGCGTCGAGAAGCGGCTCGAGATGTTCTCCAAGAAGGTCTCGCCGTTCAATCTGGGCGAGGCGCCGAACGCGTAAGCCCGGCCCAGCGGCTACTCCCGGGGCCCCATGTCGGGCAGGTGCCCGCGGTAGGCGCTCACCACACGATCGAGGTAGACGGTAATCGTCGTCTTCTCCTCGTCGTTGAACCCGGCGAGCACCTCGTTGATCGACAGGATCATCGGCATGAGCGTCTGCATGGCCCGAGCGACGGACGCTGGGGACGGCACCACGAGCACTCCGCGACGGTCATCCGGATTCGGCACGCGCGAGACGTGCCCGACTGTGGTCAGGCGGTCGACGACGGTGGTGACCGCGGCCGTGCTGATGTTCAGGCGGCCGGCGAGCTCCGTGGGGCTCAGCGGGCCATCCTTGATCAGTTCTTCCATCGCGTCGAGGTCGGTCTGGTTGACCGAAAGCTCCTTGCCGAGGTGCAGCTGGAACGCCGCGGTCAGCTCGAGGATCTCGCGCAGCAGGCCGGTCGCGGGATGGATGGTGATCTCCGGGCGGGTGCGAGCGGGGTTTGCCATCCCGCCACTTTAGCGCTACGTTGTCAAAGGTTCTAGTTATTAGATGATCTAACTATCTCGATTGAGGCAGACATGCGCAGGCTCACGACATTCATCACGGCACGGCGCACCTCGTGGATCGTCCTGGTCGTCGCCCTGCTCTCGGCCGGCGCGATCTTCGCGCTCGGCTCCGGATCTGACGAGGAAACCGCGCCCGGCGCCGGACTCCCCGCGAGCGCCGAGTCCGAACAAGTTGCCGCGCTGCAGGCCGATCTGCCCGGTGCCGACGCGACTAGCGCGCTCCTCGTCTTCACGCGCGGCGGAGACAAGCTCACCGACGCCGACGTGACGGCCATCACCGCCACGACCGCCGACCTCGCCGACCTCTCGCTCGACGGATTCGTTCCGCCGCCCACGATCTCTGACGACGGCACAACCGCCCTCGTGGTCGTTCCCCTCGATGAGATTTCGGATGTCGCGGCGCAGGCCGACCGCGCTGCGGAGATCCGCGAACTCGCGAATGCCGACCTGCCCGCGGGGGTGTCTGCCCTGCTCACCGGCCCCGAGGGCTTCGCCGTGGATATCGCGGCGGTGTTCAAGGGCGCCGACTTCACCCTGCTGCTCACGACCGTCATCGTCGTCGCCGTGCTGCTGCTCATCACCTACCGCAGCCCGTGGCTGTGGCTGGTTCCGCTGACCGTCGTCGGACTCGCGGACGGCCTGGCCGGCATCGTCGCCAACCGGATCGCCAGTCTCGCGGGCATCGCCCTCGACGCCTCCGTCACCGGCATCCTCTCCGTTCTCGTCTTCGGTGCCGGAACCAACTACGCGCTGCTACTCATCGCCCGCTACAGGGATGAGCTGCGCCTCGTCGAGGATCGCCGCGAAGCGATGGCGAAGGCCCTGCGCGGCGCCGGCCCAGCGATCATCGCGAGCGGAAGCACCGTGGTGCTCAGCCTGCTGACCCTTCTCTTCGCCCAGCTCACCGGCAACCGCGCCCTCGGCATCGCCTGCGCAACCGGTGTCGTCGTCGCGATGCTGTTCGCCCTGTTCGTGCTGCCCGCAGCCCTCGTTCTGTTCGGCCGCGGACTGTTCTGGCCGTACATCCCGCGCTTCGGATCCGAGGGCACCGCAGAGCGCGGCGTCTGGTTCCGACTCGGCACGCTCGTCTCGAAGAAGCCGGTCGCCGTCGCGATTGTCGGTGCGCTGCTGCTCGGCGGTCTCGCCCTCGGGGTGCCGCAGATCAAAATCGGTCTGTCGCAGACGGAGAAGTTCACGAGTGTGCCCGAGGCTGTCGTCGGCCAGGAGCAGCTCGCCGACGCGTTCTCCGCCGGGAGCGGCTCGCCGGCCGTCGTCATCGTGAACGCCGGCTACGAGGACCGCGCCATCACTGCCGCCGAGTCCCTGCCCGAAGTGGACTCCGCGACCGTGGGGGAGTCGAACTCCGACATCGCGCAGGTGAACGTGGTGCTGGACGCCGCAGCGGAGACACCCGAGGCGTATGCCGCGATCGGCGAGCTGCGTGCAGAGCTCGGCGAACTCGACGGCGCCGACGCACTGGTCGGCGGACTCGACGCACAGACCCTGGATGTGAACACGGCACAGACCGCCGACCAGGACCTGGTCATCCCGCTCATTCTCTTTCTCGTCTTCATCGTGCTGGTGCTGCTGCTGCGCGCCATCGTCGCACCGATACTGCTGCTGCTCACGGTCGTCGCGTCGTTCTTCGCGAGCATCGGCGCGAGCTGGTTCCTGTTCGAGACGGTGTTCGACTTCCCGGCGATCGACACGAACGTGGTGCTGTTCAGCTTCCTGTTCCTCGTCGCGCTCGGCGTGGATTACAACATCTTCCTCGTGACGCGAGCACGTGAGGAGGCGGTGGTGCACGGCACGCGGGGCGGGATGATCCGCGCCCTCGCCTCCACTGGTGGCGTGATCACGAGCGCGGGAATCCTGCTGGCTGCGGTCTTCGCGGTGCTCGGCGTGCTGCCGCTCATCACGCTCACCCAGATCGGAATCATCGTTTGCATCGGCGTGCTGCTCGACACCCTGCTCGTGCGCACGGTCATCGTTCCGGCGCTCGCCTTCATCGCGGGGGAGAAGTTCTGGTTCCCGTCGAAAGTTGCGAAGGAGTCGGCGCGCTAACGAGTTATCAGCGGCGGCACGCGCGACGATAGAACCATGTCCCTCGACCTCGTTGTCTCCGAGTTCGCGCGCTACCTCAGCGCCGAGCGCGGCTTCAGCGAGCACACGGTGCGCGCCTACCGCTCGGACCTCGCCAACCTCGTTGACTTCGCCCAGCGACAGGGCGTTGGGGATGTCGCGGCCCTCGACCTCGAACTGCTGCGCTCCTGGCTCTGGGAGTCCTCCAACGCGGGTCTCGCGAAGTCCACGCTTGCGCGCCGTTCGGCAACGGCGCGCAGCTTCGGCCTGTGGCTGGCTCGCACCGGCAAGGCGCCCACGGATGCCGCGGCTCGCCTCCGCGGCCCGCGCCCCGAGCAGCACCTGCCGCGCGTTCTGACCCGCACCCAGGTCGACGGGATCCTTGCCGGTCTCGCTGCCCGGGCGGCGAACCCCGACCCGGAGTCCCGCGCAAGCCTGCCGGCTCTCGCCGCGGCTCGCGCCTTCGCGTTGCGCGACCTCGCCGTGATCGAGTTGCTCTACGCCTCCGCCCTTCGCGTGAGTGAGCTGACCGGACTCGACGTTGCGGATGTCGATCGCTCCCGTCTTACCGTGCTCGTCACCGGCAAGGGCTCGAAGCAGCGCACCGTGCCGTTCGGGCTTCCCGCTGCCGACGCCCTCACCGCCTGGCTCGAGGCCCGCGACACGCTCGAGCCGGATGGCGACGCGCTTTTCGTCGGGAACAAGGGCAAGCGCCTGGGGACCCGCGCCGTCTACGCGCTGGTCGCCGAGCTGCTCGAGGACGTTCCCGGCTCCGGTCCCGCCGGCCCACACGCACTCCGCCACACGGCGGCCACCCACCTTCTGGACGGCGGTGCCGACCTGCGCGCCGTGCAGGAGCTGCTCGGACACGCAAGCCTCGGCACTACCCAGATCTACACTCACGTGTCGACGGAGCGGCTGCGCGAGTCCTACGCGCTCGCGCACCCCCGGGCCTAGCGGGCCGTGACCGATCCTCGGTCGCAGGCTCCCTCGGCGCTGGGGTCGCGCAATCGCTGGCGCGATTGTCCCAGCTCCACCGCGCTACTCAACCAGACCACGCGTCGGCAGCAGCACCGCCCGCGGAACCCCGCCGAGCAGGAGCAGCGGCGACACATACTCG
Coding sequences within:
- a CDS encoding MMPL family transporter yields the protein MRRLTTFITARRTSWIVLVVALLSAGAIFALGSGSDEETAPGAGLPASAESEQVAALQADLPGADATSALLVFTRGGDKLTDADVTAITATTADLADLSLDGFVPPPTISDDGTTALVVVPLDEISDVAAQADRAAEIRELANADLPAGVSALLTGPEGFAVDIAAVFKGADFTLLLTTVIVVAVLLLITYRSPWLWLVPLTVVGLADGLAGIVANRIASLAGIALDASVTGILSVLVFGAGTNYALLLIARYRDELRLVEDRREAMAKALRGAGPAIIASGSTVVLSLLTLLFAQLTGNRALGIACATGVVVAMLFALFVLPAALVLFGRGLFWPYIPRFGSEGTAERGVWFRLGTLVSKKPVAVAIVGALLLGGLALGVPQIKIGLSQTEKFTSVPEAVVGQEQLADAFSAGSGSPAVVIVNAGYEDRAITAAESLPEVDSATVGESNSDIAQVNVVLDAAAETPEAYAAIGELRAELGELDGADALVGGLDAQTLDVNTAQTADQDLVIPLILFLVFIVLVLLLRAIVAPILLLLTVVASFFASIGASWFLFETVFDFPAIDTNVVLFSFLFLVALGVDYNIFLVTRAREEAVVHGTRGGMIRALASTGGVITSAGILLAAVFAVLGVLPLITLTQIGIIVCIGVLLDTLLVRTVIVPALAFIAGEKFWFPSKVAKESAR
- the dprA gene encoding DNA-processing protein DprA, whose product is MTIFGLAQGEVTSLMTAVVGRELDQAAVTELFARATWSGITEPGDRVAGSVIAALDAAEALRALVENRPPEWWLAAARERGVDEYSLEDFENAVKRWAPRLDLSLSLVAVRQAARYAVKFLVPSDELWPESLNDLGDHAPLALWQRGSDDAVRALDRSFALVGARAATGYGEHITMEASAGLVDRGYAIVSGAAYGIDGMAHRAALASRGTTIAFLAGGVDRFYPSGHDALLTRIVESGVVLSELPCGSAPTKWRFLQRNRLIAAAGLATVVLEAGWRSGSLNTAGHAAHLARPLGAVPGPVTSAASAGCHRLIREYNAVCVTNPDEMAELAPLGDPALVPEMSRERPAATRVLDALSQTSPRRAEDIANRTGMSLVEAQSTLGLLELDGAVAERERGWVKKKL
- a CDS encoding YraN family protein; the protein is MATRTRAKDDLGRRGEMLAAAFLEGAGLTIVERNWRCPQGEIDLIARDAGELVFVEVKTRTSVAFGHPLEAITVQKLARLRRLAAAWCEAHDGPHHDVRIDAVGVIAPAGGPVEIEHLRAVF
- a CDS encoding tyrosine recombinase XerC: MSLDLVVSEFARYLSAERGFSEHTVRAYRSDLANLVDFAQRQGVGDVAALDLELLRSWLWESSNAGLAKSTLARRSATARSFGLWLARTGKAPTDAAARLRGPRPEQHLPRVLTRTQVDGILAGLAARAANPDPESRASLPALAAARAFALRDLAVIELLYASALRVSELTGLDVADVDRSRLTVLVTGKGSKQRTVPFGLPAADALTAWLEARDTLEPDGDALFVGNKGKRLGTRAVYALVAELLEDVPGSGPAGPHALRHTAATHLLDGGADLRAVQELLGHASLGTTQIYTHVSTERLRESYALAHPRA
- a CDS encoding phosphodiesterase — encoded protein: MTQLGQYPDPVHVIAHVSDTHLLGGGKLLYGSVPSDERLIAAMNQLENSDVRPEAIVFTGDLADLGEPEAYERVKAIVEPAAARLGAQVIWVMGNHDERPEYSSLLFSEEPSTEPQDRVYDVNGLRIISLDTTVIGYHHGAISDAQLTWLADVLATPAPHGTLLALHHPPIPTPLVWAMQMLELQGQDKLAEVVRGTDIRAILGGHLHFSTHSTFAGIPVSVAAATCYTLALTQHDRLLSGVDSDQAINLVHVYGETVVHSIVPIGARTEITGFEGKHRADIEAMSVEKRLEMFSKKVSPFNLGEAPNA
- a CDS encoding MarR family winged helix-turn-helix transcriptional regulator; the protein is MANPARTRPEITIHPATGLLREILELTAAFQLHLGKELSVNQTDLDAMEELIKDGPLSPTELAGRLNISTAAVTTVVDRLTTVGHVSRVPNPDDRRGVLVVPSPASVARAMQTLMPMILSINEVLAGFNDEEKTTITVYLDRVVSAYRGHLPDMGPRE
- a CDS encoding YifB family Mg chelatase-like AAA ATPase, yielding MPIGRTHSVSLLGLQGAIVEIEADISSNLPAFVIIGLPDAALGEARDRVRAAATNSGCSLPGRKVTINLSPAALPKHGSGFDLGIAMAIFGAAGDVSSESIDRVVHLGELGLDGRLRPISGVLPAVVGAQRAGFETVMVPTGNEDEAALVPGIRVVGVASLRDAVIWHGGKLDPVPVDPILRPGSHSVQDDVLELADVIGNDEAVDAMMVAAAGGHHVFLLGPPGAGKTMLAARLPGLLPELDPAAALEVSSLRSLAGFPVGSTLVTRPPLEAPHHTATAAALVGGGSGLIRPGAAARASHGVLFLDEAPEFASAVLDALRQPLESGVISIHRANAVAHFPGSFQLVMAANPCPCGQYGARDSECICTPMSRRKYLGRMSGPLLDRIDIQLRVNRITSAQLRVANESIRITTASARHRVTVAREAAAERLATTPWTLNSQVPGAWLRGPHARLSAATTSSIDRALERGGITMRGYDRVLRVGWSIADLDGAEHPTADHIGRALYFRKALSA